In Halanaeroarchaeum sp. HSR-CO, one DNA window encodes the following:
- a CDS encoding C2H2-type zinc finger protein, with product MSPDIIGYDPRTSGESDEPEEEPWPDETAHLVVVNKPFSTSIENLPDALIDEYGVDTERDRHVTFRPGEEIPETLVTPAVWKSVGGWRILALDSAGQRLNPVTTAETRGDVDYAEDLETWRQGANLDFSQVYECGECGKTFSSRDALNGHGAAHADRDDDAVEEVSAE from the coding sequence ATGAGTCCCGACATTATCGGCTACGACCCCAGGACCTCGGGAGAATCGGACGAACCCGAGGAGGAGCCGTGGCCCGACGAGACCGCTCACCTGGTCGTCGTAAACAAACCGTTCAGCACGAGTATCGAGAATCTCCCCGACGCCCTCATAGACGAATACGGCGTCGACACCGAGCGCGACAGACACGTCACGTTCCGGCCGGGTGAGGAGATACCCGAGACCCTCGTGACGCCGGCGGTCTGGAAGTCGGTAGGCGGTTGGCGAATCCTCGCCCTCGACAGCGCAGGCCAGCGATTGAACCCCGTGACGACGGCCGAGACGCGGGGCGACGTGGATTACGCCGAGGACCTGGAGACGTGGCGTCAGGGCGCCAACCTCGACTTCTCGCAGGTGTACGAGTGTGGGGAGTGCGGCAAGACGTTCTCGTCCCGCGACGCCCTCAACGGACACGGTGCGGCCCACGCCGACAGGGACGACGACGCCGTCGAGGAGGTGTCCGCAGAATGA